The following proteins are encoded in a genomic region of Debaryomyces hansenii CBS767 chromosome G complete sequence:
- a CDS encoding DEHA2G08822p (highly similar to uniprot|P14843 Saccharomyces cerevisiae YDR035W ARO3 3-deoxy-D-arabino-heptulosonate-7-phosphate (DAHP) synthase) produces the protein MFITNEHVGDRSRLEDWRVRGYDPLTPPDLLQHELPLPQKSQDTILKGREAACDILNGKDDRLIIVIGPCSIHDPKAALEYAGKLYEAAQKYSGELHIVMRAYLEKPRTTVGWKGLINDPEIDGSFQINKGLRIARKLFVELTDKLPIAGEMLDTISPQFLSDLFSLGAIGARTTESQLHRELSSGLSFPVGFKNGTDGTLGVAMDAVRAASHPHHFLSVTKPGIVAIVGTDGNQDCFVILRGGKKGTNFDEQSVKETKAELIKNKIVTEEKSGPRIMVDCSHGNSSKNHRNQPLVAAEISRQISNGEDGICGLMIESNLVEGRQDVPPADKGGKDALKYGCSITDACIGWEDTESVLEGLSNAVKQRRNSRK, from the exons ATGTTCATTACTAACGAACACGTCGGAGATCGTTCTAGATTAGAAGATTGGAGAG TCCGTGGCTACGACCCATTGACTCCTCCTGATTTATTACAACACGAACTCCCATTGCCTCAAAAATCACAAGATACCATCTTAAAAGGTAGAGAGGCTGCTTGTGATATATTGAATGGGAAGGATGATCGTTTGATTATTGTCATTGGTCCTTGTTCAATCCATGATCCTAAAGCTGCTCTTGAGTATGCTGGAAAATTGTACGAAGCTGCTCAAAAATATTCTGGTGAATTGCATATCGTTATGAGAGCATACTTAGAAAAACCGAGAACTACAGTTGGCTGGAAGGGGTTAATTAATGATCCAGAAATCGATGGTTCGTTCCAAATTAACAAAGGTTTGAGAATTGCCAGAAAATTATTCGTAGAATTGACAGACAAATTGCCGATTGCCGGCGAAATGTTGGATACAATTTCGCCCCAATTCTTGTCCGATTTATTCTCTCTTGGTGCCATCGGTGCAAGAACTACTGAGTCACAATTGCATCGTGAGTTATCTTCCGGCTTATCCTTCCCAGTTGGTTTCAAAAATGGTACAGATGGTACTTTAGGTGTAGCAATGGATGCAGTTAGAGCTGCTTCTCATCCTCACCACTTTTTGTCAGTTACCAAGCCTGGTATTGTTGCTATTGTTGGAACAGATGGTAATCAAGACTGTTTTGTTATTTTAAGAGGTGGTAAGAAGGGTACAAATTTCGATGAACAATCTGTAAAGGAGACTAAGGCAGAATTAATCAAGAATAAGATCGTTACGGAAGAAAAGTCAGGTCCAAGGATTATGGTTGATTGTTCCCATGGTAACTCAAGCAAAAATCACAGAAATCAACCGTTGGTTGCGGCCGAAATTTCCAGACAAATCAGTAATGGGGAGGATGGTATTTGTGGTTTGATGATTGAATCAAATCTTGTCGAAGGTAGACAAGATGTACCACCTGCTGATAAAGGTGGTAAGGATGCTTTGAAGTATGGTTGTTCTATTACCGATGCTTGCATCGGTTGGGAAGATACCGAATCTGTTTTAGAAGGTTTATCTAATGCCGTGAagcaaagaagaaattcaagaaagTAA
- a CDS encoding DEHA2G08734p (similar to uniprot|Q5ACX8 Candida albicans Hypothetical protein NYV1), producing MSIGFITCEIMIHTTLTLNSSTLYTYENFQLVHQLNNLNCSEIVSQELGLINASKTLVGSIPIAAGYTVNSNLALYFMKKVLMNSDGSNDLITIISIAHVNVNKTLILSVLKKIMDKYIEFKRDIEISDNNSTHQIKTKLGEFKLYMNQIIKYEEMNYDSNQHVYNYGAINNRGSDDESDGITGEDVISPNQLLLANEEADEVRQLMLDNINKVMNRGDKINLLVDQTDRLTSSSSMFQKRAQLIKRKIWLSKSKFMIMILGGVSFMIYLLIGSHCGFPGFSQCLHP from the exons aTGAGTATAGGATTTATCACGTGTGAGATCA TGATCCATACGACTTTGACGCTAAATTCCTCTACGTTATATACGTATGAAAACTTTCAATTAGTCCATCagttgaataatttgaacTGTTCTGAGATAGTAAGTCAGGAATTGGGGTTAATCAATGCTTCGAAAACACTTGTTGGGTCTATTCCCATTGCTGCTGGTTATACAGTAAACTCCAATTTGGCATTGTACTTCATGAAGAAGGTTTTAATGAATAGTGATGGTAGTAATGACTTAATTACAATAATAAGTATAGCGCATGTGAACGTGAATAAGACATTGATATTATCGgtgttgaaaaaaattatggATAAGTATATCGAGTTCAAGCGGGACATCGAGATTTCGGATAATAATTCGACTCATCAGATCAAGACAAAACTAGGGGAGTTCAAACTCTACATGAATCAGATTATAAAGtatgaagaaatgaattatGATTCTAACCAACATGTGTATAATTACGGAGCCATTAACAATAGAGGCAGTGATGACGAGTCAGACGGTATAACTGGTGAAGATGTAATTAGTCCCAACCAATTGCTTTTGGCCAACGAAGAAGCGGATGAAGTCAGGCAGTTGATGTTggataatataaataaagttATGAATAGGGGTGATAAGATAAATTTGTTAGTCGACCAAACTGATAGATTAACTAGTTCGTCGCTGATGTTCCAGAAACGGGCACAATtaatcaaaagaaaaatatggTTGAGTAAATCTAAGTTtatgattatgatattAGGTGGTGTATCATTCATGATATACCTTCTAATCGGGTCTCATTGTGGTTTTCCTGGCTTCAGTCAATGCTTGCATCCttaa
- a CDS encoding DEHA2G08844p (similar to uniprot|P38237 Saccharomyces cerevisiae YBR058C UBP14 Ubiquitin-specific protease) — MATCKHIIDQSSGLSSEIALNTKVFKDDCMYCFDTPENNPSGLDICLQCFQSFSRGDINHTRKHYDNTEHAYYLNVVKELKPDAERNQFPKNEEGERKQKIAKLEIKDTQEEDIYNITKSVYCLDCDQSYSIEDSPENIQRLIENVLKSNSSARDDEIKAWEQEVFPCAHSVDIEQFPNNSVDLSVCAQCDLKENLWICLHCGIIGCGRQQFGSALQGNSHALTHYELSGHPVAVKLGSLSADDVNNCDCYCYQCQDEVKVNDLYEKLLKYGIDLAKSVKTEKNLIELNLDQNLNWEFKLDGANGEKLEPVFGKDLTGFQNLGNSCYLNSVLQALFSLPNYQQYFGKQEFPSYKEVQDPSKDLLSQLIKVHDGLLSGRYSRPNSLKGDDYQLGIKPSTFKSLIGENHSEFKTQKQQDSFEFLLYLLDKIDNELGLNLNRPMKFLMGSKVVCSKCLHGKISMELIDNVSVPIDDEIESIDQETGKKTYKETNIVDSFKNYCAEEAVEDFKCDSCDSPSSTAIKSTGFKTFPDVLVVNARRIKLENWVPAKVDVPISIPGSIDLSRFTAPQAASGETISSETENENDSKEFIPNEEGMSMLLSMGFPEVRCVKGLYNTGNNNAEDAMNWILAHMDDIDIDEPFTPSDSNVSSTDPSQDSIDNLVAMGFSNQLSKKSLILNKNDINAAVEWLFSNPDDDGVIEDSKPIINVAQECKELTQDLLDNPPSNDGRYDAKAVICHKGSSPHTGHYVVYIRKLINNESKWVLFNDEKVVACDDASISDIKETGYIYIFEKK, encoded by the coding sequence ATGGCTACATGTAAACATATTATAGACCAATCTTCTGGATTATCATCTGAAATAGCACTTAATACAAAAGTGTTTAAGGATGATTGTATGTACTGCTTTGATACGCCAGAAAATAATCCTTCAGGATTAGATATTTGTTTACAATGCTTCCAATCTTTCTCCAGAGGAGATATTAATCACACCCGAAAGCATTATGATAATACGGAGCATGCGTATTACTTGAATGTTGTCAAAGAACTAAAGCCTGACGCTGAACGTAACCAATTTCCGAAGAATGAAGAAGGTGAACGCAAACAAAAGATTGCCAAGCTCGAAATCAAAGATACCCAAGAGgaagatatatataatattacgAAATCTGTTTACTGTTTGGATTGTGATCAGTCCTATTCGATTGAAGATTCGCCGGAAAATATTCAACGcttaattgaaaatgtatTGAAGTCCAATTCATCTGCTAGAGACGATGAAATAAAGGCTTGGGAACAAGAAGTATTTCCGTGTGCACATTCAGTAGACATAGAGCAATTTCCCAATAACTCTGTTGATTTATCTGTTTGTGCTCAATGtgatttgaaagaaaacTTGTGGATTTGTTTGCATTGTGGAATAATTGGGTGTGGTAGACAACAGTTCGGTTCTGCGTTGCAAGGCAACTCGCACGCTTTGACACATTATGAACTTTCAGGGCATCCAGTTGCCGTTAAATTAGGTTCTCTATCGGCTGACGATGTAAATAATTGTGATTGTTATTGCTACCAATGTCAGGATGAAGTTAAAGTGAACGATCTTTACGAAAAACTATTGAAATATGGTATTGATTTAGCCAAATCGGTGAAAACggaaaagaatttaatcGAGTTGAATTTAGACcaaaatttgaattggGAATTTAAACTTGACGGTGCCaatggtgaaaaattggaacCCGTTTTTGGTAAGGATTTAACtggttttcaaaatttgggTAATTCATGTTATTTGAATTCTGTGTTGCAAGCTCTATTCAGTTTAccaaattatcaacaatattTTGGCAAACAAGAATTTCCGAGCTATAAAGAAGTACAGGACCCATCTAAAGATTTACTCAGTCAATTGATTAAAGTTCATGATGGATTACTTTCAGGAAGATATTCAAGaccaaattctttgaaaggAGATGATTACCAATTAGGTATCAAGCCTTCCACCttcaaatcattgattGGAGAAAACCACTCAGAATTTAAGACCCAGAAACAACAAGATTCgtttgaatttttattgtatttgcttgataaaattgataatgaattaggGTTGAATTTAAATAGGCCAATGAAATTCTTAATGGGGAGCAAGGTAGTGTGTTCTAAATGTCTACATGGTAAGATTAGTATGGAATTAATAGATAATGTCTCTGTTCCcattgatgatgaaatagaaagCATCGACCAAGAAACCGGTAAAAAGACttataaagaaacaaatataGTGGATAGTTTTAAGAATTACTGCGCAGAAGAAGCTGTTGAAGACTTTAAATGTGATAGCTGTGATTCGCCTTCTTCCACGGCTATTAAGTCCACTGGATTCAAAACATTTCCTGATGTTCTTGTTGTAAACGCAAGAAGAATCAAGCTTGAAAATTGGGTTCCAGCCAAAGTGGATGTTCCGATTTCAATTCCAGGATCTATTGACCTATCACGTTTTACAGCACCACAAGCAGCATCTGGAGAAACCATAAGTAGTGAAACCGAAAACGAGAACGATTCTAAAGAATTTATTCCAAATGAAGAGGGTATGTCAATGTTGTTAAGTATGGGCTTTCCTGAAGTGAGATGTGTCAAAGGATTATATAATACTGGGAATAACAATGCTGAAGATGCCATGAATTGGATTTTAGCTCACAtggatgatattgatattgatgaacCTTTCACGCCGTCTGATAGCAATGTATCATCGACTGATCCATCACAAGActcaattgataatttagtCGCCATGGGATTTTCCAATCAATTGTCTAAAAAGTCATTAATTCttaataaaaatgacaTTAATGCTGCTGTTGAATGGCTATTTTCGAATCCTGATGACGATGGTGTGATTGAAGATTCCAAACCAATCATCAATGTAGCTCAAGAGTGTAAAGAACTTACACAAGATTTACTCGACAATCCGCCATCTAATGATGGCAGATATGATGCAAAGGCTGTTATTTGCCACAAGGGTTCTTCACCCCACACTGGTCATTACGTCGTCTACATTAGAAAACtcatcaataatgaatcaaaatgggtattatttaatgatgagAAAGTTGTTGCCTGTGATGATGCTAGTATCTCTGATATTAAAGAGACCggttatatttatatttttgaaaagaagtaa
- a CDS encoding DEHA2G08778p (weakly similar to uniprot|P40963 Saccharomyces cerevisiae YMR127C SAS2 Histone acetyltransferase) produces MSATAKSNPKSSKYEEDNEFYGVLNEPNIGKVVLGNYEFDTWYGNAAYFSSQGPHSILGYEFLNKIVTATGQKGKKKVIDQITETESIKPKNDSLWLDKLYVCQYCFKYTDKQQFMGQHQAVCPLNTRFPSIGKLLYRDDESPYFITHVRGFKHQLFCQNLSLFGKLFLDDKSVYYNVDAFDYYIIYGLDQHQDSSYPEENFVPMGFFSKEVLSWDDDNNLACICIFPPFQRRHLGSLLIEFSYALARVTPGQFRSGPEFPLSPYGKMSYLHYWSRKLAYILLQTFKINEEFNLSSLADITGFRKEDILLTLEYMQILQDTGNGNVSLSLGNFNQWCTENNVDPLQEKTMLNPNYLLI; encoded by the coding sequence ATGCTGGCAACTGCTAAATCCAATCCCAAATCATCGAAGTATGAggaagataatgaattctACGGTGTTTTGAACGAGCCAAATATAGGGAAAGTTGTTCTTGGAAATTATGAGTTCGATACTTGGTATGGTAATGCAGCATATTTCAGTTCCCAAGGACCTCATTCTATATTGGGATATGAATTTTTAAACAAAATAGTAACTGCTACGGGGCAAAAAGGTAAAAAGAAGGTGATTGATCAAATAACTGAAACGGAGAGTATTAAACCAAAGAATGATTCGTTGTGGTTAGATAAACTATATGTCTGTCAATACTGTTTTAAGTATACAGATAAACAACAATTTATGGGACAGCATCAAGCTGTATGCCCTTTGAATACTAGGTTCCCTTCTATTGGAAAGTTGTTATATAGGGACGACGAATCACCATACTTCATTACTCATGTCAGAGGGTTCAAGCATCAGCTATTTTGTCAGAATCTTTCATTATTCGGGAAGCTATTTCTTGATGATAAATCAGTATATTATAATGTTGATGCATTTGACTACTACATAATATATGGCCTCGATCAACATCAAGACCTGTCATATCCAGAAGAGAATTTTGTACCAATGGGATTCTTTTCGAAAGAAGTGCTATCGTGGGATGACGATAATAACTTAGCGtgtatatgtatatttCCCCCATTCCAAAGGCGACATCTTGGTTCCCTCTTGATAGAATTTCTGTACGCATTGGCCAGAGTTACACCAGGCCAATTCAGAAGTGGGCCCGAGTTCCCCTTGTCTCCCTATGGTAAAATGAGTTATTTACATTATTGGTCAAGAAAATTGGCATATATCCTATTGCAAACcttcaaaataaatgaagaatttaactTGTCGAGTCTAGCAGATATTACCGGTTTCAGgaaagaagatattttgCTTACTTTGGAATATATGCAAATATTACAAGATACTGGTAATGGTAATGTCAGTTTATCATTGGGTAATTTTAATCAATGGTGCACTGAAAATAATGTCGATCCTTTGCAAGAGAAGACCATGTTGAACCCAAACTACcttttaatttaa
- a CDS encoding DEHA2G08756p (similar to uniprot|Q04603 Saccharomyces cerevisiae YDR121W DPB4 Shared subunit of DNA polymerase epsilon and of ISW2/yCHRAC chromatin accessibility complex) encodes MPPKGWRKNTEGQYPQPNKDQDLVSIDEILFPRATVQKLAKNIMNASSDEGASNMILAKDSMIALQRSSTVFVSHLMFQARQISKDEGRKTINAQDILSALEKAEFSGFIPEVKQKLSVFESNIALRKKHKADKKVPKPEGVDASPSSKRLKDNDEQIIQRDNSADMEDDPEAEADEDITEELANDEDTNNKESKEEEEADEELDDEKDGEEVEENPIALLSREEDELRGEEAADEDEGQNSSDDDS; translated from the coding sequence ATGCCACCAAAGGGATGGAGAAAGAATACGGAGGGACAATACCCCCAGCCGAACAAGGATCAAGATTTGGtttcaattgatgaaattttattccCTCGTGCTACAGTCCAGAAGCTTGCGAAGAATATTATGAATGCTAGTAGTGACGAAGGTGCCAGTAATATGATTCTTGCCAAGGATTCCATGATTGCATTACAAAGATCATCGACTGTATTTGTATCACATTTAATGTTCCAAGCCAGACAAATTTCGAAAGACGAAGGACGTAAAACCATCAACGCACAAGACATACTTAGTGCTCTTGAAAAAGCTGAATTTTCAGGGTTTATACCGGAGGTAAAACAGAAGTTGAGTGTATTTGAAAGTAATATTGCCTTGAGAAAGAAGCATAAAGCTGACAAGAAGGTTCCTAAGCCAGAAGGTGTCGATGCTTCACCTCTGAGTAAGAGActtaaagataatgatgagCAGATTATACAGAGAGACAACAGTGCGGACATGGAGGATGACCCTGAAGCTGAAGCTGACGAAGATATTACCGAAGAGCTTgctaatgatgaagatacGAATAACAAGGAATCAAAAGAGGAGGAGGAAGCTGATGAAGAGCTTGACGATGAAAAGGATGGTGAAGAGGTGGAAGAAAACCCGATTGCACTTTTAAGTAGGGAGGAGGACGAATTGAGAGGCGAAGAAGCAGCGGATGAAGACGAAGGGCAAAATAGTTCAGATGATGATTCATAG
- a CDS encoding DEHA2G08800p (similar to uniprot|P32849 Saccharomyces cerevisiae YLR032W RAD5 Single-stranded DNA-dependent ATPase) produces the protein MSVPGNGNCKNRDVLENCVVTNYLPFLYLSTKANTMTMEKKRYFSVMSEDRSPNLVTAEQNEELKNSSVSKDSQEDSLFVVDDSDIEEQTESNILENTNPVPHVHRLEYEEFESQIKSVVGTISSHAMNHLFKKYHDKQNYLKLAVQEYLQGIDENDTDIRIVGNSPDGNNSPNVHRKRIYEQEQDDLMSRLQRECQRSQDEEKKKSWNRFIGSLNVQAWATRPTTKPLKYLEKLELRRLMPKKLNVGKPTKEKTKFGDSSIIRIYTIPKYTEESGREIGRIPEDITRILVPLIDLDISSFYTTVMIDTEKRLSTGDSFYIQIDCYLSQNAFSGKELERSMSQSDQDLNALKRQKKMDTRTRFDFSTETNTEAILRLRQYSLSRFFQRLNIKPIPQKSDHADDINEASETPIIIDSENEDDHIVKEDHEQQNLDQLKQIMQANQQSELLDSLPETTKPPIFNFKLDLRKYQKHGLSWMLTREREIAVLETLSKNDDDDNDNDILTTQDKANIQERNDAFMNPLWDIFEWPKDTSMHKSESSPTEDRMDDNYFYANMYNGELSLTKPVIRSMVKGGILADEMGLGKTISTLALINSVPIDVMFEENKELEDKTIYASKTTLIIVPMSLLSQWQKEFDKANNNSNHKCFIYYGDSATTDLSPVLCNKKKDIPIVMITTYGTVLNEFTRISNRRDAKGFLPKIGLFSVKFFRIVLDEGHNIRNRTAKTSKAIYEILSNRKWVLTGTPVINRLDDLYSLVKFLELEPWSNFSYWKTFVTLPFEQRKISQTLDVVKSILEPIFIRRTKNMKQSNGKPLVELPPKEVVIEEVKFNEVEEKLYNWFKARASQSFKDGIKSGDLFKKYSQILTHILRLRQVCCHVDLVGSANEMEQELVDPNTDLSEANGESDSISMVNNVLDSYHADNNHDEKFKNNTEVRSVMFPLYEKIDLKESECSICTQSPIPLGEMALTPCGHAYCLNCVLEHFDFQEKNSQKPLCPNCREPISKYKIFKLRHRDTSVKEIRFHTKQEMEDPSQNFKFQLYLYDPTKTSSKIQCLINHLKILKEQSPNEQVVVFSQFSSYLDIIENELKIQISNDFVVYKFDGRLNMNERQKILENFSSQKHENKVMILLLSLKAGGVGLNLTTASRAFMMDPWWSPSVEDQAIDRLHRIGQNSNVKVTRFIMADSIETKMLKIQERKKQIGEAVGAEEDERRKRRIEEMQILFEDD, from the coding sequence ATGTCTGTCCCTGGTAATggaaattgcaaaaatagAGACGTGCTCGAAAATTGCGTAGTAACAAATTATTTGccatttttatatttaagTACTAAAGCAAATACTATGACAATGGAGAAAAAGAGGTATTTCAGTGTCATGCTGGAAGATCGACTGCCTAATCTAGTTACTGCTGaacaaaatgaagaattgaaaaattcgtCAGTATCAAAAGATAGTCAGGAAGACTCGTTGTTCGTAGTTGATGATAGTGATATTGAAGAGCAAACTGAACTGAACATTCTTGAAAACACAAACCCTGTACCGCATGTTCATCGTTTAGAATacgaagaatttgaaagtCAGATAAAATCGGTAGTAGGAACTATATCATCGCATGCTATGAATCATTTGTTTAAAAAGTATCATGATAagcaaaattatttgaagttaGCCGTACAAGAGTATTTACAAGGTATTGATGAGAATGACACTGATATACGTATTGTTGGAAACTCTCCTGATGGAAATAATAGTCCTAACGTTCATAGGAAAAGAATTTatgaacaagaacaagatgaTTTAATGAGCAGATTACAACGAGAGTGCCAGAGAAGTCAAgatgaagagaaaaagaagTCATGGAATCGATTTATCGGTAGCCTAAATGTACAAGCATGGGCCACGAGACCAACAACTAAAccattgaaatatttagaGAAATTGGAATTACGGCGGCTAATGccaaaaaaattgaacgTTGGCAAACCTACTAAAGAGAAGACAAAATTTGGTGATTCTTCCATAATAAGAATCTACACAATACCGAAATATACCGAAGAAAGTGGAAGGGAAATAGGACGCATTCCTGAAGATATAACTCGGATTTTAGTACCattgattgatttagaTATCTCTTCATTTTATACTACAGTGATGATAGATACTGAAAAAAGATTATCCACTGGAGATTCATTTTACATCCAAATTGATTGTTATTTGTCACAAAATGCTTTTTCGGGTAAGGAGCTAGAAAGATCAATGTCTCAGTCTGACCAGGATTTAAATGCTTTGAAAAGACAAAAGAAGATGGACACAAGAACAAGGtttgatttttcaaccGAAACCAACACTGAAGCAATTCTAAGGTTAAGGCAATACTCCTTGTCCAGATTCTTTCAAAGGTTGAATATCAAGCCAATACCACAAAAGTCTGACCACGCTGATGATATAAATGAGGCTTCTGAGACaccaattattattgattctgAAAACGAAGATGACCATATTGTCAAAGAAGATCATGAACAACAAAATTTGgatcaattgaaacaaataatgCAGGCCAACCAACAAtcagaattattggataGTTTGCCAGAAACAACCAAACCtccaattttcaattttaaattagatttgagaaaatatcaaaagcATGGCTTATCGTGGATGTTAACCAGAGAACGAGAGATAGCTGTATTAGAAACTTTATctaaaaatgatgatgatgataatgataatgatatctTAACGACGCAAGACAAAGCAAATATACAAGAGCGAAACGACGCATTCATGAACCCATTATGGGACATATTTGAATGGCCGAAGGATACTTCAATGCATAAATCTGAATCTCTGCCAACTGAGGATAGAATGgatgataattatttttacGCGAATATGTATAATGGTGAGCTATCGCTCACGAAACCAGTTATAAGGTCAATGGTAAAAGGTGGTATTCTTGCTGATGAGATGGGTTTGGGTAAAACTATCTCAACTTTAGCTTTAATTAACTCTGTTCCCATTGATGTGAtgtttgaagaaaataaagaactTGAGGACAAGACGATTTATGCTTCTAAAACAACGCTTATTATTGTTCCTATGTCATTACTTTCGCAGTGGCAAAAGGAATTTGACAAGGCTAATAATAACCTGAATCATAAATGTTTTATCTATTATGGAGACCTGGCAACCACTGACTTATCTCCTGTCTTGTGCAACAAGAAAAAGGATATTCCAATTGTTATGATTACTACCTATGGTACAGTCCTTAATGAATTTACTAGGATATCTAATCGTCGTGATGCAAAAGGATTTTTGCCAAAGATTGGATTGTTTTCAgtaaaatttttcagaattgTATTGGATGAAGGACATAATATACGAAATAGAACAGCCAAGACTTCTAAGGCtatatatgaaatattgcTGAACAGGAAATGGGTTTTAACGGGTACTCCGGTAATAAACAGATTGGatgatttatattctttagTTAAATTTTTAGAGCTTGAACCATGgtcaaatttttcttattgGAAAACATTTGTTACTCTTCCATttgaacaaagaaaaatatctCAAACATTAGATGTGGTCAAATCAATCCTAGAGCCTATTTTTATTAGGAGAACAAAGAATATGAAACAAAGTAATGGAAAACCTTTGGTTGAATTACCGCCCAAAGAAGttgttattgaagaagtcaaatttaatgaagttgaagaaaagtTATATAACTGGTTTAAAGCTAGAGCTTCTCAGTCGTTCAAGGATGGTATTAAAAGTGGTGACCTATTTAAGAAATATAGTCAAATATTAACGCACATTCTAAGGCTTAGACAAGTTTGCTGTCATGTCGATTTGGTAGGAAGTGCAAACGAAATGGAACAAGAATTGGTGGATCCTAATACAGATTTATCCGAAGCTAATGGTGAATCGGATAGTATCTCAATGGTGAATAATGTATTAGATCTGTATCATGCTGATAATAATCATGATGAGAAATTTAAGAATAACACTGAAGTTCGTTCAGTAATGTTTCCACTATACGAAAAGatagatttgaaagaatctGAGTGTTCAATTTGCACACAGTCACCCATTCCTTTAGGTGAGATGGCATTAACTCCCTGTGGGCATGCATATTGTTTAAATTGTGTATTAGAGcattttgattttcaagaaaagaacCTGCAAAAGCCGTTATGTCCTAATTGTCGTGAACCAATATCGAAGTAcaaaatctttaaattacGGCACAGAGATACTTCAGTAAAAGAGATTAGATTTCATACAAAACAGGAGATGGAAGACCCAAGtcaaaacttcaaatttcaattgtatttatatgaCCCGACTAAAACATCTTCGAAAATTCAGTGTTTGATTaatcatttgaaaatattaaaggAACAAAGTCCCAATGAACAAGTTGTTGTATTTTCACAATTCTCATCTTATttggatattattgaaaatgaattgaaaatacaAATCCtgaatgattttgttgTTTATAAGTTTGACGGTAGACTTAATATGAATGAACGACAAAAgattttagaaaatttcAGCAGCCAAAAGCACGAGAATAAGGTAATGattctattattatctCTTAAAGCTGGTGGGGTTGGGTTGAATTTGACAACTGCTTCCAGAGCCTTTATGATGGATCCATGGTGGTCTCCAAGTGTTGAAGATCAAGCCATTGATAGGTTACATAGAATCGGTCAAAATCTGAATGTTAAGGTTACCAGGTTTATCATGGCTGATAGTATAGAAACCAAGATGCTAAAAAtacaagaaagaaaaaagcAGATTGGAGAAGCTGTTGGTGCTGAGGAAGATGAAAGGAGAAAAAGAAGGATTGAAGAGATGCAAATATTGTTTGAGGATGATTAG